The Chlamydiales bacterium region TGAACTTCCAGACATTTCCAAAATAACATCAAAACCATATTTAATTCCCAAAGAAGTCATTACAGAGCGCAGATTTTCCTTTTGAATATTTACAGCTGCAGTGGCACCCATTTTCTTTGCAAGATCTAAACGATACTCGTTCATGTCCGTAATGACAACATTGCGAGCGCCTGCAAACTTTGCAATGGCAACTGCCATAAGTCCAAGGGGGCCTGCTCCTGTAATTAAAACATCTTCACCAATAAGACTAAAAGAGAGTGCCGTATGAACTGCATTACCAAGAGGATCTAAGAAACTTGCTTGATCATCAGATATACTAGAAGGAACTACTACTACATTTTCTGCAGGAAAGCTTAGATACTCAGCAAAGCAACCAGGACGGTTGACTCCAAGACCCATTGTGTGAGGACACAAATGTTTTTTACCACTTCTACAATTTCTACAGTGGCCACATACCAAATGTCCCTCTCCAGAAACGCGATCCCCGACTTTTAGCTCTTTTACAAGAGAGCCAACCTTTGCAATTTCGCCAACAAACTCATGACCGATAACCATAGGAGTTTTAATCGTTCTTTCAGCCCACTCGTCCCACTGATAAATGTGCACATCTGTCCCACAAATAGCTGCTTTTTTAATTTTAATGAGGACATCTGTATCACCTATTGTAGGTTCAGGAACATCTTCTAACCAAAGACCTGGAGCTGCATGTTTTTTTACTAATGCTTTCATAAAAATCCTATAGCTTAACTTAAAGCAAACATGATAGATTAAATTCTTATAAAATTCAAGAGATTACACCTGTTATGATTCTAGATGGGAAAAAAATTGCTTTACACATTGAAGCTGAACTTAAAGAAAAAATTGGACATTTACAAACAAGAAAACCAGGTCTTGCTGTTGTTTTAGTCGGCGAACATCCAGCCTCTCTTACCTATATTCGCATGAAAGAAAAGCGATGCACATCTGTTGGCATAAACTTTTATTTAAAAAAGTTTCCATCTTCCATAAGTGAAGATCTTCTTTTAGAGGAAATTAAAAATTTAAATAACAACAAAACGATTGATGGGATTTTGGTACAACTTCCATTACCCCCTCATATTTCAACACAAACGGTT contains the following coding sequences:
- the tdh gene encoding L-threonine 3-dehydrogenase; translated protein: MKALVKKHAAPGLWLEDVPEPTIGDTDVLIKIKKAAICGTDVHIYQWDEWAERTIKTPMVIGHEFVGEIAKVGSLVKELKVGDRVSGEGHLVCGHCRNCRSGKKHLCPHTMGLGVNRPGCFAEYLSFPAENVVVVPSSISDDQASFLDPLGNAVHTALSFSLIGEDVLITGAGPLGLMAVAIAKFAGARNVVITDMNEYRLDLAKKMGATAAVNIQKENLRSVMTSLGIKYGFDVILEMSGSSKALSSAIDVAFHGACIVLLGILPKHNSDIDWHQVIFKCLNIKGIYGREMFGTWYKMIAMLQSGLNIAPVITHKVPLSEFQIGFDAMLSGTCGKVILEIS